The following proteins come from a genomic window of Sesamum indicum cultivar Zhongzhi No. 13 linkage group LG10, S_indicum_v1.0, whole genome shotgun sequence:
- the LOC105171532 gene encoding uncharacterized protein LOC105171532: MIEDRRAGPPHAAILAAVVVLVMVVPTLLGDQGEALTDFIAELLSPVGLLLLPILLLLTIQFLSSDSGSFVAGIFSTGEPNSIHRVSGSPVGVALFLLLVLFLLYNRVSIFGGDDDSGD, translated from the coding sequence ATGATAGAAGACCGCCGCGCCGGGCCTCCCCACGCCGCCATCCTCGCCGCAGTAGTGGTCCTGGTGATGGTGGTGCCCACATTACTCGGCGACCAAGGCGAGGCCTTAACTGACTTCATAGCGGAGCTGCTCAGCCCCGTGGGGCTGCTTCTCCTCCCCATACTCCTCCTCCTCACCATCCAGTTCCTTTCCTCCGACAGCGGATCCTTCGTAGCCGGAATATTCTCCACGGGGGAACCCAACTCCATCCACCGCGTCAGCGGATCTCCGGTCGGCGTCGCCCTCTTTCTACTCCTCGTTCTCTTCCTTCTCTACAACAGAGTGTCCATCTTCGGAGGCGATGACGATTCCGGAGACTGA
- the LOC105171530 gene encoding translationally-controlled tumor protein homolog codes for MLVYQDLLSGDELLSDSFPYKEIENGALWEVEGKWVVKGAVDVDIGANPSAEGGEEDEGVDDQAVKVVDIVDTFRLQEQPPFDKKQFVAYIKKYIKLLSNKLEGEKQDHFKKTIEGATKFLLSKIKDLQFFVGESMADDCTLVFAYYKEGAVDPTFLYFAHGLKEIKC; via the exons ATGTTGGTCTATCAAGATTTGCTCTCAG GTGATGAACTTCTCTCGGACTCTTTTCCTTACAAGGAAATTGAGAATGGAGCTCTCTGGGAAGTGGAAGGGAAG TGGGTCGTCAAGGGTGCGGTTGATGTAGATATTGGCGCAAATCCCTCTGCTGAAGGTGGAGAGGAGGATGAAGGTGTTGATGATCAAGCTGTCAAAGTGGTGGACATTGTTGACACTTTCAGGCTCCAG GAGCAACCTCCTTTTGACAAGAAGCAGTTTGTTGCCTACATCAAGAAGTACATCAAGTTGTTGTCCAACAAGCTTGAGGGCGAGAAGCAAGATCACTTTAAGAAGACCATTGAGGGGGCAACCAAGTTTTTGCTTTCTAAAATCAAAGACCTCCAATT TTTTGTGGGAGAGAGCATGGCGGATGACTGCACGCTGGTGTTTGCTTACTACAAGGAAGGTGCTGTTGACCCAACATTCTTGTACTTCGCCCATGGGTTGAAGGAAATCAAGTGTTGA
- the LOC105171533 gene encoding putative E3 ubiquitin-protein ligase LIN-1, with product MASIPSPAPLSFSDDNQKLELESVRELVAVINQHMNAILEDFEAQKTLKLKCTSKLKIQSQEFFEFSEHSVMSNLYWGIENTESAAQAKCTEDSAMRLESSEKMLQVPASLDENGVTLGIPNSFLVSCSYFYLCIVELLRKNEWQASMHFLQAVSVSPRLVCTELAPGIFQGLFALFIRDKVGKSFGSRRVNAVDDEGMVDDVMRWMARRYKPWLMYYQIMSKGDAFQGIRGGGVSLGDEKPQCPVNRVQRSRSIEAHSSCEHRTGLRTYQNLQNTDPPNPQKVITNDVEQESLGTSNTKPENHMKTVAYSEKSCFRETRGSSNVKCLRDILTESEPDTPISLHSDNSSSVEEDFPQNYTENTIISLRNGRVIAEDHQAEPLSLYGSLSWNMRAPSCKPKPERTISLQRQTEVDEKKVMECISRSFSTSFCDTDVSALGLRKMDQYAPFNDDYIDEVEKLHCIGSIALKNCQLSRPLHQKSSKRMKKSSSCRTTLSEVHQQVDESFFFEQSGVLEKIISKLCFTEELGNGEEDYTVEMKTIYEILNSKSGLKYSLLKDIILDQLLKAISTSQEERVVRTSVAILSTIVTANRSVIEDIKRKGLQLYDLATALKRNIHEAVILIYLINPSPAEIKTLELLPCLVEVVCTSKSCKLELTSILLTPPAASLMIIEVLVTAFDYETNRMHLAAISSPRVLSGLLKVPRKDNLEEFISLAAILVSCMRFDGKCRKYISEFSPVAPLVSLLWSNQKRASSIALEFLNELQRMPRSSAIALFEQMHKQGSINNMCALFLLLQNSEPEYRLLAANLLLQLEVLEDTSAKCIYREEAAEALFESLTCEECPSTQALSAFILSNLGGTYSWTGEPYTTAWLVKKTGLTLAYHGNLIKNYDFLDQSLQDAGIDSWCSKIAQRILHLGTSVFHALDKGLNSKLKRISRDCLITTAWLGCELVKGPDELRHAACEIILHSIEQFLHPGLELEERLLACLCIYNYTSGRGMKKIINLSEGVRESLRRLSNVTWMAEELLKVADYFQPNKWRISCVHSQILEAGTKCSGAVTALIYYKGQLHSGYADGSIKVWDIKGQKAILVQEMKEHKKAVTCFALYEPGNCLLSGSADKTIKMWQMLQRNLECIEVIPTKESIRSIDSWGELIFATTQNHKLKVIDASGKAKDIFKNKRVKCIRVAQGKVYAGCMDSSIQELMIINNRQQEIKAPSKSWMQNKPISSVSIYKDWLYSGSLLLEGSKMKDWRRSSKPQISIVPEKGASILAMEVVEDFIYLNCSTSMSSLQIWLRGTQHKVGRLSAGSKITSLLSANDMILCGTEKGVIKGWIPL from the exons ATGGCTTCAATCCCTTCTCCAGCCCCATTGAGCTTCTCTGATGACAATCAGAAACTAGAGCTCGAGTCGGTACGTGAACTCGTTGCCGTAATCAATCAGCACATGAATGCCATTCTTGAAGATTTTGAAGCCCAAAAGACCTTAAAACTGAAATGCACTTCCAAGCTCAAGATTCAATCACAGGAATTCTTTGAGTTCTCCGAGCATTCGGTGATGTCAAATCTTTACTGGGGTATTGAGAATACAGAGTCAGCAGCTCAAGCCAAGTGCACGGAAGATAGTGCAATGAGGCTGGAGAGTTCTGAGAAAATGCTTCAAGTTCCAGcctcattggatgagaatggaGTTACACTGGGAATTCCAAACAGTTTCTTAGTTTCCTGCTCATACTTTTACCTGTGTATAGTTGAACTGCTGAGGAAGAATGAGTGGCAGGCTTCTATGCATTTTCTTCAGGCGGTTTCAGTCTCACCCAGGCTTGTATGCACAGAATTAGCTCCTGGAATTTTCCAGGGCCTGTTTGCCCTGTTCATCAGGGACAAAGTTGGGAAATCGTTTGGCAGCCGACGGGTAAATGCTGTGGATGATGAGGGCATGGTTGATGATGTGATGAGATGGATGGCAAGAAGATATAAGCCCTGGTTAATGTATTATCAGATCATGTCGAAAGGCGATGCTTTCCAGGGAATTCGAGGGGGTGGTGTATCTTTGGGGGATGAGAAGCCTCAATGTCCTGT GAACAGGGTTCAGAGGTCCAGAAGCATAGAGGCTCATAGTTCATGTGAACATAGAACTGGATTAAGGACTTATCAGAAT CTGCAAAATACGGACCCGCCTAATCCTCAAAAAGTCATTACTAATGATGTGGAACAAGAGTCTCTTGGCACTAGTAACACCAAGCCCGAAAACCACATGAAAACAGTAGCTTATTCAGAAAAGAGTTGCTTTAGAGAAACTAGAGGAAGCTCTAATGTCAAATGCCTCAGAGATATTTTAACAGAGTCTGAGCCAGATACACCAATTTCCTTACATTCAGACAACAGCTCTTCCGTGGAAGAAGATTTCCCTCAG AATTATACAGAAAATACTATCATTTCACTGAGAAATGGAAGAGTTATTGCAGAAGATCATCAAGCAGAACCTCTTAGTCTGTATGGTTCACTATCATG GAATATGCGAGCCCCCTCTTGCAAGCCAAAGCCGGAAAGGACGATATCTCTTCAACGGCAAACAGAAGTTGATGAAAAGAAGGTCATGGAATGCATTTCGCGGAGTTTCTCCACTTCATTTTGTGATACAGATGTATCAGCATTAGGCCTCAGAAAAATGGATCAGTATGCTCCTTTCAATGATGATTACATAGACGAGGTAGAGAAACTACATTGTATCGGCTCAATTGCTTTGAAAAATTGTCAGTTGTCCAGACCCCTTCACCAAAAGAGTTCTAAAAGGATGAAGAAAAGCTCAAGCTGCCGAACAACTTTATCTGAAGTTCATCAACAAGTGGATGAGAGTTTTTTCTTTGAACAAAGTGGAGTTCTTGAGAAGATAATTTCAAAGTTATGCTTCACGGAGGAATTGGGTAACGGTGAGGAAGACTACACAGTTGAAATGAAGACTATCTACGAGATATTAAACAGCAAATCAGGGCTGAAATATTCTCTCTTGAAGGACATAATCCTGGATCAGCTGCTAAAAGCTATTTCAACTTCCCAAGAAGAAAGGGTGGTCAGAACGTCAGTGGCAATACTTTCAACTATTGTCACGGCAAATAGATCAGTCATAGAGGATATCAAGAGGAAAGGACTGCAGTTGTATGATTTGGCAACGGCCCTCAAACGGAATATACACGAGGCTGTCAtccttatatatttgataaatccATCTCCTGCAGAAATCAAAACGCTTGAACTTTTACCATGTCTTGTGGAGGTAGTTTGCACTTCAAAGAGTTGCAAGCTAGAGTTAACATCAATCCTGCTGACACCTCCGGCTGCATCGTTGATGATCATTGAGGTATTAGTAACAGCATTTGACTATGAAACAAATAGGATGCACTTGGCTGCAATCAGCTCACCAAGGGTACTTTCTGGACTCCTCAAAGTACCAAGAAAAGACAACCTTGAGGAGTTCATTTCCTTGGCTGCTATCCTTGTCAGTTGTATGAGATTTGATggaaaatgcagaaaatacaTATCAGAGTTTTCTCCGGTGGCTCCTTTGGTCTCTCTCCTGTGGAGCAACCAAAAACGTGCATCATCTATCGCACTAGAGTTTCTTAACGAACTGCAAAGAATGCCACG GTCATCAGCCATTGCTTTGTTTGAGCAGATGCATAAACAAGGAAGCATCAACAATATGTGTGCTCTATTCCTTCTCCTGCAGAATTCTGAACCGGAATACAGGCTTCTAGCAGCTAATTTGTTACTTCAGTTGGAAGTTCTT GAAGATACATCCGCGAAATGCATATATAGGGAAGAGGCAGCAGAGGCCCTGTTTGAGTCACTGACCTGTGAAGAGTGCCCCTCCACACAGGCTCTGTCAGCATTCATCCTATCAAATCTTGGTGGAACTTACTCTTGGACTGGGGAGCCATATACAACGGCATGGCTGGTGAAAAAGACTGGCTTGACCTTGGCATATCATGggaatttgattaaaaactACGACTTCCTTGATCAAAGTCTACAG GATGCTGGAATAGATTCATGGTGCAGCAAAATTGCACAACGGATACTCCATCTGGGGACTTCGGTCTTTCATGCATTGGATAAGGGACTTAACAGCAAgttaaaaagaatatcaagAGACTGTCTCATAACTACTGCTTGGCTCGGGTGTGAACTAGTGAAAGGTCCTGATGAATTGAGGCATGCTGCTTGTGAGATCATACTACACAGTATTGAACAATTTTTGCATCCTGGTCTGGAGCTTGAGGAAAGGCTCCTGGCATGTTTATGCATCTATAACTATACTTCAGGAAGAG GGATGAAGAAGATAATTAATCTATCAGAGGGAGTTCGGGAATCACTGAGACGTTTATCAAATGTGACCTGGATGGCTGAAGAACTACTGAAAGTGGCTGATTATTTCCAGCCAAATAAGTGG CGTATATCATGCGTTCATAGCCAAATTCTGGAAGCGGGAACTAAATGTAGTGGAGCTGTGACTGCCCTCATCTACTACAAAGGACAGCTCCACAGTGGATATGCAGATGGTTCTATTAAG GTATGGGACATCAAGGGACAGAAAGCCATACTTGTCCAGGAGATGAAGGAGCACAAGAAGGCCGTAACGTGCTTTGCTCTGTATGAACCTGGGAACTGCCTTCTCAGTGGATCTGCTGATAAAACAATTAAG ATGTGGCAAATGCTCCAAAGGAACCTCGAATGCATTGAAGTAATACCAACAAAGGAATCAATTAGAAGTATAGACTCTTGGGGCGAACTGATTTTTGCAACTACCCAAAACCATAAATTGAAG GTCATCGATGCATCAGGAAAAGCTAAAGACATTTTCAAGAACAAACGCGTCAAGTGCATAAGGGTAGCACAGGGAAAGGTGTATGCAGGCTGCATGGATTCAAGCATCCAG GAGTTGATGATCATAAACAACCGACAGCAAGAGATCAAAGCACCCTCAAAGAGTTGGATGCAGAACAAGCCAATAAGCTCAGTTTCCATATATAAAGACTGGTTATACAGTGGAAGCTTGCTTCTTGAGGGCTCAAAAATGAAG GACTGGAGAAGAAGCAGCAAGCCTCAAATATCAATAGTACCGGAGAAGGGAGCAAGCATTCTTGCAATGGAGGTAGTTGAGGACttcatatatttgaattgcaGCACATCAATGAGCAGCCTCCAG ATATGGTTGAGAGGGACACAGCACAAAGTTGGAAGACTATCAGCTGGAAGCAAGATAACAAGCCTGCTGTCAGCAAATGACATGATCCTGTGTGGAACTGAGAAAGGAGTTATCAAG GGATGGATTCCTCTTTAG
- the LOC105171528 gene encoding translationally-controlled tumor protein homolog: MLVYQDLLTGDELLSDSFPYKEIENGALWEVEGKWVVKGAIDVDIGANPSAECGEEDEGVDDQSVKVVDIVDTFRLQEQPPFDKKQFVAYIKKYIKLLCAKLEGAEQEQFKKSIEGATKYLLAKIKDLQFFVGESMADDSTLVFAYYKEGAVDPTFLYLAHGLKEIKC, translated from the exons ATGTTGGTCTATCAAGATTTGCTCACAG GTGATGAACTTCTCTCTGACTCTTTTCCATATAAGGAAATTGAGAATGGAGCTCTTTGGGAAGTCGAGGGAAAG TGGGTGGTCAAGGGAGCTATTGATGTAGACATAGGTGCAAATCCTTCCGCCGAATGTGGTGAAGAGGATGAAGGAGTGGACGACCAATCTGTCAAAGTGGTCGATATTGTTGATACCTTCAGGCTCCAG GAGCAACCGCCTTTCGACAAAAAACAGTTTGTGGCATACATCAAGAAGTACATCAAATTGTTGTGTGCCAAGCTGGAAGGTGCGGAGCAGGAGCAGTTTAAAAAGAGCATTGAGGGAGCAACAAAGTATTTGCTTGCCAAGATCAAAGACCTCCAGTT TTTTGTCGGAGAGAGCATGGCGGACGACAGCACCTTGGTGTTTGCGTACTACAAGGAAGGTGCCGTCGATCCAACATTCTTGTACCTTGCGCATGGTCTGAAGGAAATCAAGTGTTGA
- the LOC105171534 gene encoding uncharacterized protein LOC105171534 produces the protein MGEEKGKLESIREWVVEHKLRTVGTLWASGIVGSMAYNWSQPNMKTSVKIIHARLHAQALTLAALAGAAVVEYYDHKTGAKAERVAKFLDLNEHHKN, from the exons atgggAGAAGAAAAGGGCAAGCTTGAATCTATCAGGGAATGGGTTGTCGAACACAAGCTTCGTACTGTTG GGACGTTGTGGGCGAGTGGGATTGTGGGTTCAATGGCATATAATTGGTCTCAGCCCAATATGAAAACCAGCGTCAAGATTATTCATGCTAG GTTGCATGCTCAAGCACTTACTCTTGCTGCATTAGCTGGGGCTGCTGTTGTCGAATATTACGATCACAAGACAGGTGCAAAAGCAGAGCGTGTGGCAAAGTTCCTCGACCTGAACGAGCACCATAAGAATTGA
- the LOC105171597 gene encoding condensin-2 complex subunit D3 → MDEIIARIVTNLETQLPVSLSFLRDLETLLDFTLNTNDTIDLDNFYNELSSRNLSLSLLTNAISSAMDSGLSSRNSILASKVYLSLLLSPNAPVFTLFTPMAFLSLLRAIRLAIKRPSFASGEGSVPPSLGRKKRGRRNIGGNKNRVENRDSVESEAEEGGYDVKDLFFLLDKLEMVMGLVHLNRFPDCLKALVQTVCEIPTTAVEFWGNLASFRKLCELCARVLSEALKAEHGKQEDTAAVVLKALAPLILLSKSQVRSFALGFVVNDMVGMCESSSDIKMAVANMPKYLVQRAPDKSEPRALAVDSIMEIVKALDFEYQGEFADYIIKMTQGKGQFRLLAVDLVPVFITSLRSPLGFDMVDAVESSWGTRLLEALVQRCSDLTAAIRARALTNLAQVVVSLSGNEKSRTVLKEVMGFGYEGTDGINKILKLCCMDEKAAVRKAALLLISKLTAHLGGELDEELLKTVGMACSDPLVSIRKMAISALSEAFRTYSSSLVTRVWMHSIPRLISDNETSIQEECEKLFSELVLARISRAGLSCSANYDCFPRDTNSKGNYLDTEAELLYPEGLLPLLKEISDGEVSPWVKKICLSLGRKKKLQTKIATALQSVIRTSESLWLNHSMSIEKWTAPAGAWFLLSEVSAFLPKAVDWEFLHHHWLLLDKYKPVSELQSPSQQGFVDEEKVDVEPSSVAWVGDRVFLLQTISNVAMELPPEPAADLAQNFLKRLEGFNMHSTEVNAHVKALRTLCKRKALNSEEANSLVMRWVNQLQSKASQVLDLYMSKISDANKENALLTPQTTVSWKERRTADSVSKLLAQAIIAIYTIGSLVIVCPSVNLKTIVPTIHTIITSRNSDPKSSKLPGLAASVKQSAPSLYIQAWLTMGKICLVDAKLAKRYLPLFVQELEKSDCAAIRNNIVVMMADFCVRYTAMVDCYMSKITKCLRDPCELVRRQTFILLSRLLQRDYVKWRGVLFLRFLLCLVDDSDKIRQLADFLFGNILKAKAPLLAYNSFVEAIFVLNDCNAHTGHSNSNSSCNEKCLFSIRGNDENSRSQRMHIYSTLLKQMAQEHLLATFAKVCAEILAAASDGMLSLEDSAGQSVLQDALLILSSKEIRIQSNQGSSSDAADIEEGGDCGALTAASKGRAITQAVRKGLIQNAIPIFIELKRLLESKNSPLIGSLMDCLRILLKDYKNEIDDILVADRQLQKELLYDMQKYESMKAKNSAVDAVATMQRSEAHRSPCVTKEPSSNTVKGKLPKELHSNSKVASAVADAVAAVTARSVLREINKGASTPLSAMSVPKLKSRTGQQPGIATTGGGRPTELIESLRRRQSFDSDDDN, encoded by the exons ATGGATGAAATTATTGCTCGAATAGTTACAAATCTTGAAACTCAGTTACCGGTTTCACTGTCTTTTCTGAGAGATTTAGAAACCCTGTTGGATTTCACTCTGAACACCAACGATACAATTGATCTTGACAATTTTTACAATGAACTGTCTTCTAGAAATCTTTCACTTAGTTTACTCACGAACGCGATTTCTTCAGCCATGGATTCTGGGCTCAGCTCCAGGAATTCCATTTTGGCCTCAAAAGTTTATCTATCACTCCTTTTATCCCCAAATGCCCCAGTTTTTACTCTGTTCACTCCCATGGCTTTTCTGAGTCTCCTTCGCGCAATACGCTTGGCCATTAAAAGGCCTTCTTTTGCTTCTGGGGAAGGGTCTGTGCCTCCAAGCCTAGGTCGAAAGAAGAGGGGACGGAGAAATATTGGGGGGAATAAGAACAGGGTGGAGAACAGAGACAGTGTTGAGAGTGAGGCGGAAGAAGGCGGTTATGATGTGAAAGATTTGTTCTTTTTGCTTGATAAGTTGGAAATGGTAATGGGTTTGGTCCATTTGAACCGGTTTCCTGATTGTTTAAAGGCTTTGGTTCAGACTGTGTGTGAGATTCCAACGACGGCTGTTGAGTTCTGGGGAAATTTAGCTAGTTTCAGGAAGTTATGTGAATTGTGTGCACGGGTTTTGAGTGAGGCATTGAAAGCTGAGCATGGGAAGCAGGAGGATACTGCTGCTGTAGTATTGAAGGCACTAGCCCCACTGATTTTGTTGTCTAAATCGCAGGTCAGGAGCTTTGCACTGGGTTTTGTGGTTAATGATATGGTGGGAATGTGTGAAAGTTCTTCCGACATTAAGATGGCAGTTGCGAACATGCCAAAGTATTTAGTGCAGAGAGCCCCAGATAAGTCTGAACCAAGGGCATTAGCTGTTGATTCTATCATGGAGATTGTTAAGGCTTTGGATTTTGAGTATCAAGGTGAATTTGCTGATTACATCATAAAGATGACTCAAGGGAAGGGGCAGTTTAGGCTTTTGGCAGTTGATTTAGTTCCTGTTTTTATAACGTCTCTGAGGAGTCCTTTAGGATTTGATATGGTTGATGCAGTTGAGAGTTCATGGGGTACGAGACTATTAGAAGCATTGGTTCAGCGCTGCTCTGATTTGACAGCTGCAATTAGAGCTAGAGCTTTAACAAATTTAGCTCAGGTAGTGGTGTCCTTGTCGGGGAATGAGAAAAGTAGAACAGTGTTAAAAGAAGTGATGGGATTTGGGTATGAGGGGACAGATGGGATTAACAAAATTCTGAAACTATGTTGTATGGATGAGAAGGCTGCAGTTAGAAAGGCAGCCCTTTTATTGATATCTAAATTGACAGCACATCTAGGAGGTGAACTCGATGAAGAACTGCTAAAGACAGTAGGCATGGCTTGTTCTGATCCACTTGTTAGCATCAGAAAAATGGCAATCTCAGCTCTATCTGAG GCCTTCAGGACATACTCAAGTAGCCTTGTGACCAGGGTATGGATGCATTCCATACCACGTTTAATAAGTGATAATGAAACTAGCATCCAAGAAGAATGCGAGAAACTATTTTCGGAACTAGTTCTTGCTCGCATATCAAGGGCTGGATTGAGTTGTTCAGCAAATTATGACTGTTTTCCTCGTGATACAAATAGCAAAGGGAACTACTTGGATACAGAAGCTGAGTTGTTATATCCAGAGGGACTCCTACCCCTGCTGAAAGAGATTTCTGATGGAGAAGTGTCACCTTGGGTGAAGAAGATATGTTTAAGCCTggggagaaagaaaaaactccAGACAAAGATTGCTACTGCACTTCAAAGTGTCATCAGGACATCTGAATCCCTTTGGTTGAACCATTCTATGTCAATAGAGAAATGGACAGCACCTGCTGGTGCCTGGTTTTTGTTGTCAGAAGTATCTGCCTTCCTTCCAAAAGCAGTTGACTGGGAGTTCCTCCATCATCATTGGTTGCTTCTTGACAAGTATAAACCAGTTAGCGAACTCCAGAGCCCTTCTCAACAGGGATTTGTGGATGAAGAAAAGGTTGACGTAGAACCTAGCTCTGTTGCTTGGGTGGGAGACCGTGTCTTTCTATTGCAGACCATTTCTAATGTAGCCATGGAACTGCCCCCTGAGCCTGCAGCGGATCTAGCACAAAACTTCCTCAAACGACTTGAAGGATTCAACATGCATTCAACTGAG GTCAATGCTCATGTGAAAGCACTCAGAACCTTGTGCAAACGGAAGGCTCTAAATTCAGAGGAGGCCAATTCCCTTGTAATGAGATGGGTGAACCAGCTTCAATCTAAAGCTTCCCAAGTTTTAGACTTGTATATGTCAAAAATCTCTGATGCCAATAAAGAGAACGCTCTTCTTACACCCCAGACCACTGTAAGTTGGAAAGAACGAAGAACAGCAGACTCTGTGTCGAAATTATTAGCACAAGCAATTATTGCCATTTACACCATTGGGTCATTAGTTATTGTCTGCCCTTCagtcaatttaaaaactattgTTCCGACCATACACACCATCATCACTTCTCGAAATTCTGATCCAAAATCTAGCAAACTACCTGGCCTTGCCGCGTCTGTAAAACAGAGTGCCCCATCCTTGTATATTCAGGCCTGGCTAACCATGGGCAAGATCTGCTTAGTTGATGCGAAACTTGCAAAGCGTTATCTTCCTCTCTTCGTGCAG GAACTTGAAAAGAGTGACTGCGCTGCAATCCGGAATAACATTGTGGTAATGATGGCAGATTTCTGTGTGCGGTACACTGCTATGGTTGACTG TTACATGTCAAAGATCACAAAATGTCTGCGTGATCCGTGTGAGCTAGTAAGAAGGCAGACATTTATCCTACTTTCCAGGCTGTTACAG CGGGATTATGTAAAGTGGAGAGGAGTGCTTTTCCTCAGATTTCTGTTGTGTTTAGTTGATGACTCAGATAAAATTAGGCAACTAGCTGATTTCCTCTTTGGGAATATCTTAAAAG CAAAGGCCCCACTTTTAGCTTACAACAGTTTTGTGGAAGcgatttttgttttgaatgaCTGCAATGCACACACAGGACATAGCAACTCCAACAGTTCATGCAATGAAAAGTGTCTTTTCTCAATTAG AGGAAACGATGAGAACTCAAGGTCTCAAAGGATGCACATCTATTCCACTTTGCTGAAACAAATGGCTCAGGAGCACCTCTTGGCCACCTTTGCAAAAGTATGTGCTGAGATTCTTGCTGCTGCATCAGATGGTATGCTCTCTCTAGAGGATTCTGCAGGGCAGTCAGTTCTACAG GATGCCTTGCTTATTCTCTCCAGCAAAGAGATTCGAATTCAATCAAACCAGGGATCATCATCCGATGCAGCAGATATCGAAGAAGGTGGAGACTGTGGAGCGCTGACAGCAGCCTCCAAAGGAAGAGCCATAACTCAGGCAGTCAGGAAAGGCCTGATCCAGAATGCCATCCCCATATTTATCGAGTTAAAACGTCTCTTAGAGAGTAAAAACAGCCCTCTCATTGGTTCCCTCATGGATTGCCTCAGGATCCTCCTCAAGGATTACAAGAATGAGATTGATGATATCTTAGTTGCTGATCGGCAACTTCAGAAAGAACTCTTATACGACATGCAAAAATATGAATCCATGAAAGCCAAGAACTCGGCTGTTGATGCAGTTGCAACAATGCAGAGATCAGAGGCACATCGATCGCCATGTGTGACAAAAGAGCCAAGTTCCAATACAGTAAAGGGTAAGCTGCCCAAAGAGCTTCACAGTAATTCCAAAGTGGCTTCGGCTGTGGCAGATGCAGTGGCAGCAGTCACTGCCCGGTCTGTCCTCAGAGAAATAAACAAGGGTGCATCAACGCCTCTTAGTGCAATGAGTGTGCCCAAGCTTAAGTCTCGGACTGGGCAACAGCCTGGAATAGCCACCACCGGAGGAGGCAGGCCGACAGAGTTGATAGAATCTTTAAGAAGAAGGCAATCTTTCGACTCTGACGACGATAACTGA
- the LOC105171531 gene encoding chaperone protein dnaJ 49: MDSNKDEALRCINIAKEAISAGNKQRALKFLGIARRLNQNLPVDDLLAACENLDSSSSAGPSDDVKNVSKVKNEEGSPCDNGVSNGERSYTEEHVHLVRQIKTKKDYYAILGVEKSCSVEEIRKAYRKLSLKVHPDKNKAPGAEEAFKKVSKAFKCLSDDDSRRQYDQTGLVDEFEYNQQYQVRRRRRRTGNDFFDDDFDPDEIFRAFFGNRDMFRNAHVYRTRTHNAGAHQREDLGGGGPNLMLLLQLLPFLIIILLAYIPFSEPEYSLQKNYSYPFKKTTEKHGVEFFVKSREFDENYPIGSPSRNDIENNVIKDYKHMLGRYCHMEMQRRHWNRNFPTPHCDRLGTFAA; this comes from the coding sequence ATGGATAGCAATAAAGATGAGGCCTTGAGATGTATCAATATTGCCAAAGAGGCCATTTCAGCTGGCAATAAACAAAGAGCCCTTAAATTTCTTGGAATTGCCCGCCGCCTTAACCAGAATTTGCCAGTGGATGATCTTTTGGCTGCATGTGAAAATCTTGATTCTTCATCTTCTGCTGGTCCATCTGATGATGTGAAGAATGTCAGTAAGGTGAAAAATGAGGAAGGTTCCCCATGTGATAATGGGGTTTCAAATGGGGAGAGGAGTTACACGGAGGAGCATGTGCACTTGGTGAGGCAGATCAAGACTAAGAAAGATTATTATGCGATTCTTGGTGTGGAGAAAAGTTGCTCAGTTGAGGAGATTAGAAAGGCCTATAGGAAGTTGTCACTGAAAGTTCATCCTGACAAGAACAAGGCACCGGGTGCTGAGGAGGCATTTAAGAAAGTCAGCAAAGCATTCAAGTGCTTGAGTGACGATGACTCTAGGAGGCAGTATGATCAAACGGGTTTGGTTGATGAGTTTGAGTACAATCAACAGTATCAGGTTAGGAGAAGGCGGAGGAGAACTGGGAATGACTTCTTTGATGATGATTTTGATCCTGATGAGATCTTCAGAGCATTCTTTGGCAACCGTGACATGTTCAGGAATGCTCATGTTTACAGGACGAGAACACATAATGCTGGCGCTCACCAGAGGGAAGATTTAGGTGGTGGGGGCCCGAATTTGATGCTGCTTCTTCAGTTGCTGccatttttgataattattctGCTTGCTTATATTCCATTTTCAGAGCCTGAGTACTCGTTGCAGAAGAACTATTCCTATCcattcaagaaaacaacagAGAAACATGGAGTAGAGTTTTTTGTTAAGTCCCGTGAATTTGATGAGAATTATCCAATTGGAAGCCCTAGTCGAAATGACATAGAAAATAATGTGATCAAGGATTATAAACATATGCTTGGACGTTATTGTCACATGGAAATGCAGAGGCGGCACTGGAATAGGAACTTTCCAACTCCCCATTGTGACAGGCTTGGAACTTTTGCTGCATGA